In a single window of the Coregonus clupeaformis isolate EN_2021a chromosome 10, ASM2061545v1, whole genome shotgun sequence genome:
- the LOC121574811 gene encoding RING1 and YY1-binding protein B produces MRSCLPALAAVLSGSSAHNLQQLLIITEYLFFFWKTVLTMGDKKSPTRPKRQAKPSADDGYWDCSVCTFKNSAEAFKCSICDVRKGTSTRKPRINSQLVAQQVAQQYATPPPPKKERKERPEREHDTDGELVDGEGEHHEGERPERVRPEEDEGEPPLDKSGKETLDNDKAEKNEKEKEEEEEEESSPTRPITKNLSLKESSPTRPITKNLSLKEISPTRPITKNLSLKEVSPTRPITKNLSLKEISPTRPITKNLSLKEISPTRPITKNLSLKEISPTRPVTKKPSLKEISPTRPVIKKHSLKETSLARPITKKPSLKEISLARPITKKPSLKEISLARPITKKPSLKEISLARPITKKPSIKKIRPKTDIHQSPPSDKHSIQSGKSTTKTNNSHISRPKLKNIDRSTAQQLAITVGNVTVIITDFKEKTRSSSTSSSTVTSSAGSEQQHQSSGSESMDKSSTRTSTPKGELSVGHDESF; encoded by the exons ATGCGATCTTGTCTGCCAGCTTTAGCAGCGGTTCTATCTGGATCCTCCGCGCACAACCTACAACAATTACTGATAATTACTGAATACCTTTTCTTCTTTTGGAAGACCGTTCTCACCATGGGCGACAAGAAGAGCCCTACCAG GCCGAAAAGACAAGCTAAACCAAGTGCTGACGACGGATATTGGGACTGTAGCGTCTGCACCTTCAAGAACAGTGCAGAGGCTTTTAAATGCAGCATCTGCGATGTgaggaagggcacatcgacaag GAAACCCAGGATCAACTCCCAGCTGGTGGCCCAGCAGGTGGCTCAGCAGTACGCCACGCCTCCCCCACccaagaaggagaggaaggagaggcctGAGAGGGAGCACGACACAGACGGGGAGCTGGTGGATGGGGAGGGGGAGCACCATGAGGGAGAGCGTCCGGAGAGAGTGAGGCCAGAAGAAGACGAAGGAGAACCTCCCCTGGATAAGAGCGGGAAGGAGACACTGGACAATGACAAAGCGGAGAAGAATGAGAaggaaaaagaggaggaggaggaggaagagagcagCCCAACCAGGCCCATCACCAAGAATCTCAGCCTCAAGGAGAGCAGCCCAACCAGGCCCATCACCAAGAATCTCAGCCTCAAGGAGATCAGCCCAACCAGGCCCATCACCAAGAATCTCAGCCTCAAGGAGGTCAGCCCAACCAGGCCCATCACCAAGAATCTCAGCCTCAAGGAGATCAGCCCAACCAGGCCCATCACCAAGAATCTCAGCCTCAAGGAGATCAGCCCAACCAGGCCCATCACCAAGAATCTCAGCCTCAAGGAGATCAGCCCAACCAGGCCCGTCACCAAGAAACCCAGCCTCAAGGAGATCAGCCCAACCAGGCCCGTCATCAAGAAACACAGCCTCAAAGAGACCAGCCTAGCCAGGCCCATCACcaagaaacccagcctaaaagaGATCAGCCTAGCCAGGCCCATCACcaagaaacccagcctaaaagaGATCAGCCTAGCCAGGCCCATCACcaagaaacccagcctaaaagaGATCAGCCTAGCCAGGCCCATCACCAAGAAACCAAGCATCAAAAAGATCAG ACCCAAGACAGACATTCACCAGAGTCCACCTAGTGATAAACACAGCATACAATCTGGGAAGTCTACAACCAAGACCAACAACTCTCACATCTCCAG gcccaAACTGAAGAACATTGACCGGAGCACTGCCCAGCAGCTAGCCATAACGGTGGGGAACGTGACGGTCATCATAACGGACTTTAAGGAGAAGACCCGCTCCTCCTCCACATCCTCGTCCACCGTGACGTCCAGCGCAGGCTCtgagcagcagcatcagagctccGGCTCCGAGAGCATGGACAAGAGCTCAACTCGCACCTCCACCCCCAAAGGAGAGCTCTCTGTGGGGCACGACGAGTCCTTCTGA